A single Drosophila miranda strain MSH22 chromosome XR, D.miranda_PacBio2.1, whole genome shotgun sequence DNA region contains:
- the LOC108152051 gene encoding uncharacterized protein LOC108152051 isoform X1, protein MVLTNFECWAHADSAGPTAANFETRQMRQTLDPFNPRAVSYTVAPSVDAAGGGYAFNDANNNEQPMDAAVAASVARCKKRCNGNEPSEDGDNPMYTKRCRFDDVDLAAQYCNDFFSLPATQIIGTQACLMDYEMQASGGGAGVGAGGMMVEAEAQQQQQQQRLQQHFQDPIEKEQQLKLYTRLPEQHISRKVIAQPLTIAQANSSEAEAYLYIGTHGGCLHHYEKLGGSEQEEFDI, encoded by the exons ATGGTGTTGACAAATTTCGAGTGCTGGGCACATGCAGACTCGGCGGGCCCGACTGCCGCCAATTTCGAAACCAGGCAGATGCGACAAACCTTGGATCCATTCAATCCACGTGCAGTCTCTTACACTGTCGCCCCCTCTGTCGACGCTGCCGGTGGCGGCTATGCGTTCAATGATGCAAACAACAATGAGCAGCCCATGGATGCTGCCGTCGCCGCGTCTGTAGCACGCTGCAAAAAGCGTTGTAACGGGAACGAGCCATCCGAGGACGGGGATAACCCGATGTACACCAAGCGCTGCCGCTTCGACGATGTGGATCTGGCGGCCCAGTATTGTAATG ATTTCTTTTCCCTGCCTGCCACACAAATAATTGGAACACAGGCCTGCTTAATGGATTACGAGATGCAGGCCAGCGGTGGTGGCGCTGGAGTTGGAGCTGGAGGCATGATGGTGGAAGCAgaggcccagcagcagcaacaacaacaacgtcTACAGCAGCATTTTCAAG ACCCCATAGAGaaagagcagcagctgaagcTGTACACACGACTACCCGAGCAGCATATATCCAGAAAAGTGATTGCACAGCCTCTCACGATAGCTCAGGCAAATTCCAGTGAAGCTGAGGCGTACCTGTATATAGGCACGCATGGCGGTTGTCTGCATCACTACGAAAAGCTGGGCGGGTCAGAGCAGGAGGAGTTTGATATCTGA
- the LOC108152051 gene encoding uncharacterized protein LOC108152051 isoform X3 — translation MVLTNFECWAHADSAGPTAANFETRQMRQTLDPFNPRAVSYTVAPSVDAAGGGYAFNDANNNEQPMDAAVAASVARCKKRCNGNEPSEDGDNPMYTKRCRFDDVDLAAQYCNDFFSLPATQIIGTQACLMDYEMQASGGGAGVGAGGMMVEAEAQQQQQQQRLQQHFQGHLHRANRDTP, via the exons ATGGTGTTGACAAATTTCGAGTGCTGGGCACATGCAGACTCGGCGGGCCCGACTGCCGCCAATTTCGAAACCAGGCAGATGCGACAAACCTTGGATCCATTCAATCCACGTGCAGTCTCTTACACTGTCGCCCCCTCTGTCGACGCTGCCGGTGGCGGCTATGCGTTCAATGATGCAAACAACAATGAGCAGCCCATGGATGCTGCCGTCGCCGCGTCTGTAGCACGCTGCAAAAAGCGTTGTAACGGGAACGAGCCATCCGAGGACGGGGATAACCCGATGTACACCAAGCGCTGCCGCTTCGACGATGTGGATCTGGCGGCCCAGTATTGTAATG ATTTCTTTTCCCTGCCTGCCACACAAATAATTGGAACACAGGCCTGCTTAATGGATTACGAGATGCAGGCCAGCGGTGGTGGCGCTGGAGTTGGAGCTGGAGGCATGATGGTGGAAGCAgaggcccagcagcagcaacaacaacaacgtcTACAGCAGCATTTTCAAGGTCATTTGCATCGCGCTAACCGTGAT ACCCCATAG
- the LOC108152051 gene encoding uncharacterized protein LOC108152051 isoform X2, with product MVLTNFECWAHADSAGPTAANFETRQMRQTLDPFNPRAVSYTVAPSVDAAGGGYAFNDANNNEQPMDAAVAASVARCKKRCNGNEPSEDGDNPMYTKRCRFDDVDLAAQYCNDFFSLPATQIIGTQACLMDYEMQASGGGAGVGAGGMMVEAEAQQQQQQQRLQQHFQGHLHRANRDVSRCMMSHMI from the exons ATGGTGTTGACAAATTTCGAGTGCTGGGCACATGCAGACTCGGCGGGCCCGACTGCCGCCAATTTCGAAACCAGGCAGATGCGACAAACCTTGGATCCATTCAATCCACGTGCAGTCTCTTACACTGTCGCCCCCTCTGTCGACGCTGCCGGTGGCGGCTATGCGTTCAATGATGCAAACAACAATGAGCAGCCCATGGATGCTGCCGTCGCCGCGTCTGTAGCACGCTGCAAAAAGCGTTGTAACGGGAACGAGCCATCCGAGGACGGGGATAACCCGATGTACACCAAGCGCTGCCGCTTCGACGATGTGGATCTGGCGGCCCAGTATTGTAATG ATTTCTTTTCCCTGCCTGCCACACAAATAATTGGAACACAGGCCTGCTTAATGGATTACGAGATGCAGGCCAGCGGTGGTGGCGCTGGAGTTGGAGCTGGAGGCATGATGGTGGAAGCAgaggcccagcagcagcaacaacaacaacgtcTACAGCAGCATTTTCAAGGTCATTTGCATCGCGCTAACCGTGATGTGAGTCGTTGCATGATGTCGCACATGATTTAG
- the LOC108152052 gene encoding vacuolar ATPase assembly integral membrane protein VMA21 homolog has protein sequence MTNKNKKTSAGTGGAAAPSKQARQQSEDSQDYSSFKTVLFYCMLIVFLPVITFFLLKAVVLDGFFEMSELKVNIFSAVGAVVALHIALGLYIYRAYFGGSGSKASKVD, from the exons ATGACGAACAAAAATAAGAAAACCAGCGCTGGCACTGGCGGTGCCGCTGCCCCCTCAAAGCAGGCCAGACAGCAGTCGGAG GACTCTCAGGACTATAGCTCTTTCAAAACAGTGCTCTTCTATTGCATGCTGATTGTGTTCCTACCTGTGATCACATTCTTTCTGTTAAAGGCCGTCGTTTTGGATGGCTTCTTCGAGATGAGCGAGTTGAAAGTTAACATTTTCTCGGCGGTCGGTGCCGTAGTGGCCTTACACATTGCTCTGGGACTGTATATCTATCGCGCCTACTTTGGAGGCTCCGGCTCCAAGGCATCGAAGGTCGACTAA